A genomic region of Desulfomonile tiedjei contains the following coding sequences:
- a CDS encoding alpha-hydroxy-acid oxidizing protein, which yields MHYKNIWSEVPSTRVVETPSRFGRAIGKYTAVVSDACNDCLKCVAICPEKVFQAQGGKLQPPRDHLCLGIECSKKSNRCVLTCPVNAIRVGLNPSIKALGDKRWTGDLLMSTWYMAETGRLPKHDLEFRIGDSNGGFDKLRFVFPKRVPKPDLDIEQIDTSIRLNKRNDGRLGIEIPIPVYGGGMSFGSISQITMLSRIRAFAAWGSFTCTGEGGYPEALFPFDDHIITQVATGLFGVREETIQRVKIVEFKYAQGAKPGLGGHLLGPKVTEAVARIRETVPGSSLFSPFPFHSVYSVEDHKKHIDWIKAINSRALVSVKVSTPSDVDMVAVGSYYAGAHIVHLDGSYGGTGAAPDVAKKNIAMPIEYAIPKVHNFLVNEGVRDEITLIASGGIRSAYDIAKAIALGADGVVTGTSELVALECVRCHNCESGRGCARGIATTDLELVGLMDLAWGTQRIVNMLHCWREQLREILYRLGLDSIRQLVGRTDVLAHLDYNSDVPDDDIRDLGK from the coding sequence ATGCATTACAAGAATATATGGAGTGAGGTTCCTTCGACTAGAGTGGTCGAGACTCCTTCAAGGTTCGGCCGTGCCATAGGCAAATACACGGCCGTGGTTTCGGATGCCTGTAATGATTGCCTCAAATGCGTGGCAATCTGTCCGGAAAAAGTGTTTCAAGCTCAGGGCGGGAAGCTTCAGCCACCCCGGGACCACCTGTGCCTCGGAATCGAGTGTTCGAAAAAGTCGAACCGTTGCGTCCTGACTTGCCCTGTCAACGCCATCCGTGTCGGCTTGAACCCCTCCATAAAGGCTCTGGGAGATAAAAGGTGGACCGGGGATCTGCTCATGAGCACGTGGTACATGGCGGAAACCGGACGGCTGCCCAAGCACGACCTTGAATTTCGGATCGGCGACTCCAACGGCGGCTTCGACAAATTGCGCTTTGTGTTTCCGAAACGCGTCCCCAAACCGGATCTTGACATAGAGCAAATAGACACCTCCATCAGACTCAACAAGAGAAACGACGGACGACTCGGGATCGAAATACCCATACCGGTTTACGGTGGAGGCATGTCCTTCGGGTCAATCAGCCAGATCACGATGCTGAGCCGTATCCGAGCGTTTGCAGCTTGGGGATCCTTCACTTGCACAGGAGAAGGCGGTTACCCTGAAGCCTTGTTCCCTTTTGACGATCACATCATAACCCAGGTCGCTACGGGGCTCTTCGGCGTGAGGGAAGAGACCATTCAGCGTGTCAAGATAGTGGAATTCAAGTACGCTCAGGGAGCGAAACCAGGGCTGGGAGGTCATCTCCTCGGACCCAAGGTCACCGAGGCTGTGGCAAGGATTCGAGAGACTGTCCCCGGATCGTCGCTGTTCAGCCCCTTCCCGTTCCACTCGGTTTACTCCGTGGAAGATCACAAGAAACATATCGACTGGATCAAGGCGATCAATAGCAGAGCTTTGGTCTCGGTAAAAGTGTCAACGCCTTCCGATGTAGATATGGTTGCGGTCGGTTCGTACTACGCCGGTGCTCACATAGTTCATCTGGACGGGTCGTACGGCGGGACAGGGGCCGCTCCCGACGTAGCAAAGAAAAACATCGCCATGCCGATAGAATACGCGATACCCAAGGTTCACAATTTTCTCGTGAATGAAGGCGTTCGCGACGAGATCACGCTGATAGCTTCAGGCGGCATCCGAAGCGCCTACGACATAGCCAAGGCCATCGCGCTTGGAGCAGACGGAGTTGTTACAGGAACGTCCGAGCTGGTCGCGCTGGAATGCGTGAGGTGTCACAATTGCGAGAGCGGACGCGGCTGCGCCAGGGGAATTGCCACCACCGATTTGGAATTGGTGGGACTGATGGATCTCGCATGGGGCACTCAAAGGATCGTCAACATGCTGCACTGCTGGCGAGAGCAACTCCGCGAGATACTTTACCGCCTCGGTTTGGACAGTATCCGACAACTCGTGGGCAGGACCGATGTCCTGGCCCATTTGGACTATAACTCCGATGTCCCTGACGACGACATTCGAGATTTGGGGAAATGA